From Candidatus Methylopumilus planktonicus, a single genomic window includes:
- the hemC gene encoding hydroxymethylbilane synthase → MTHPTHITIATRESELAIWQAEYIKSELVSLYPRLEVTILGMTTQGDKTLNKSLSKIGGKGLFIKELEVALQNKEADIAVHSLKDLPMHLSEEFMIAAIGKREDARDAFISNDFGALEMLPPGSIVGTSSLRRQSQLQRRFPELVIEPLRGNLQTRLRKLDKKQYHGIILAAAGLIRLKLKTRIRQYMSPENSIPAVGQGALAIEILKVRSDLVELLKPLHHQESAYCVLAERAMSRTLGGSCNVPLGAYAIIENKILKLQGFVASIDGKEMIKDRIEGSIEDAEKLGEKLAKQLLDQGADKILASLVI, encoded by the coding sequence ATGACCCATCCTACACACATAACCATCGCAACACGCGAAAGTGAGCTTGCAATATGGCAAGCCGAATATATCAAATCGGAACTTGTATCTTTATATCCAAGATTAGAAGTCACTATTCTTGGCATGACGACTCAAGGTGATAAAACACTTAATAAATCTCTCTCTAAAATTGGTGGCAAAGGTCTTTTCATCAAAGAACTAGAAGTCGCATTACAAAATAAAGAAGCTGATATTGCGGTGCACTCACTTAAAGACTTACCCATGCATTTGAGTGAAGAGTTTATGATTGCTGCGATTGGCAAGCGAGAAGATGCAAGAGATGCATTTATTTCTAATGATTTTGGGGCGCTCGAAATGTTGCCACCGGGAAGTATTGTAGGCACCTCAAGTCTTCGCCGACAAAGCCAGTTACAACGGCGGTTCCCTGAGCTTGTAATTGAGCCATTACGAGGCAATCTCCAAACACGCTTAAGAAAACTCGATAAAAAACAATATCACGGCATTATATTAGCCGCGGCGGGACTCATTCGACTTAAATTAAAAACACGTATTCGACAGTACATGTCCCCTGAGAATTCAATTCCTGCTGTTGGGCAAGGCGCACTTGCTATTGAGATATTAAAAGTGCGTTCGGATCTTGTTGAACTATTAAAACCTCTGCATCATCAAGAGTCGGCTTACTGCGTTTTAGCAGAGAGAGCTATGAGTAGAACTTTAGGTGGCAGTTGCAACGTGCCCTTAGGCGCCTACGCAATTATTGAAAATAAAATACTCAAGCTTCAAGGTTTTGTAGCTTCCATAGATGGAAAAGAAATGATTAAAGATAGAATTGAAGGTTCTATTGAAGATGCTGAAAAGCTTGGCGAAAAGCTTGCGAAGCAACTTCTTGATCAGGGTGCCGATAAAATTTTAGCGAGTCTTGTTATATGA
- the aroQ gene encoding type II 3-dehydroquinate dehydratase — translation MATKSILVLHGPNLNLLGEREPQHYGKQTLEDIDQALKTIASAKSIKLETMQSNSEGDLVNKIQSLSNDKIDFLIINPAAYTHTSVAMRDALSAVKVPFIEVHLSNVYAREPFRHHSYFSDIAVAVISGLGADGYIAALNFAINA, via the coding sequence ATGGCAACAAAATCAATCTTAGTTTTGCACGGGCCTAACCTAAACCTTCTTGGTGAGCGTGAGCCACAGCACTATGGTAAACAGACCCTAGAAGACATCGATCAAGCTTTAAAAACCATAGCATCAGCGAAGTCTATTAAGCTTGAAACCATGCAAAGCAATAGTGAAGGAGACTTGGTAAACAAAATCCAGTCGCTTAGTAATGACAAAATTGATTTCCTAATTATTAATCCGGCAGCTTATACCCACACATCTGTTGCAATGCGTGACGCGCTCTCGGCCGTCAAAGTGCCATTTATTGAAGTTCATTTATCAAATGTATATGCAAGGGAGCCTTTTAGGCATCACTCCTATTTTTCTGATATCGCAGTCGCGGTGATTAGCGGCCTAGGTGCGGATGGTTACATAGCAGCCCTTAATTTTGCAATTAACGCTTGA
- the dsbD gene encoding protein-disulfide reductase DsbD — protein MFSRIFSLSKKITILFGLFFIGLLINSANANDSLFLKDKNAFLPPDEAFQLTIKKNPQSIEAAFFIAKDYYLYRYKLRVEFDHIVQKQMLLPTAEIKTDPHFGKTEIYHDTLDISIPYDPTHPPKEINLTYQGCSQKGLCYAPITKTFKFDNIQNKNLNAVSSNSEVDTMQFLLQSQHIGLILLGFFFAGLLLSLTPCVLPMIPILSSIIFASHKRPSHQTRLKDFFLSLSYVGGVSFTYTLIGIFAGLSGNLITSSIQSPLLMIILGIVFILLALSMFDLYALKLPHFVENFIATSILRVEGGRYLNVFIIGMISSLVLSPCIAPPLAGAIIYINQSQDFILGGLALFTLSIGMSIPLLLIGIFSDQWLPKRGHWMIIVKELIGFILIAMGLFIMSPLFPEHFDQIAYSALLLALSIYLFFAARRFKYKAMSWVHVLAFVTLIASILLFGLTLQKINVTDNENVSNISKPNHVSVLPFKQIQSLDDLSRELNQHDNKMIMLDFYADWCVSCKEYEKLTFSNSKVKERLKEYSLLQVDVTKNNANHKALLKHFNLYGPPAILFFDKQHSEIRTYRIVGYKNASQMLDHLKTLQHENQ, from the coding sequence ATGTTTAGCCGTATTTTTTCTTTATCAAAAAAAATAACAATCTTATTTGGTTTATTTTTTATCGGCTTACTCATCAATAGCGCAAATGCTAATGACTCTTTATTCTTAAAAGATAAAAATGCATTCTTACCGCCTGACGAAGCCTTTCAATTAACAATTAAGAAAAATCCTCAATCTATCGAGGCGGCCTTCTTTATTGCTAAAGACTATTACCTTTATCGTTATAAATTGAGAGTTGAATTTGATCATATTGTTCAAAAACAAATGCTTTTGCCGACAGCTGAAATTAAAACAGACCCACATTTCGGAAAAACAGAAATTTATCATGACACTCTGGATATATCTATTCCATATGACCCAACTCATCCACCAAAAGAGATAAATCTGACTTATCAAGGATGCAGCCAAAAAGGTCTTTGTTATGCTCCTATTACAAAAACATTTAAATTCGATAACATTCAAAATAAAAACTTAAACGCGGTCAGCTCTAATTCTGAAGTTGATACGATGCAATTTTTACTTCAGTCACAACACATTGGTCTTATCTTATTGGGATTCTTTTTTGCAGGGCTTTTGCTTTCTTTAACGCCCTGTGTGCTTCCCATGATTCCTATTTTATCAAGTATTATTTTTGCATCACATAAGCGCCCCTCTCATCAAACACGCTTAAAAGATTTTTTTCTGTCCTTGAGTTATGTGGGTGGCGTTTCTTTTACTTACACCTTGATAGGTATTTTTGCAGGATTATCAGGTAATTTAATTACGTCAAGCATTCAAAGTCCCTTGCTCATGATTATCCTCGGCATTGTTTTTATTCTTTTAGCTCTTTCTATGTTTGATTTATATGCTCTCAAATTACCTCACTTCGTTGAAAATTTCATTGCAACATCTATCCTTCGCGTAGAGGGGGGTAGATATCTTAATGTTTTTATTATCGGTATGATTTCATCTCTTGTATTAAGTCCTTGCATCGCGCCTCCCCTTGCAGGAGCAATCATTTATATCAATCAATCACAAGATTTTATCTTAGGTGGCTTAGCTTTATTTACACTTTCTATTGGCATGAGCATACCGCTTCTTCTCATTGGTATTTTTTCTGATCAATGGCTACCAAAGCGCGGCCATTGGATGATTATTGTTAAAGAGCTGATTGGCTTTATCTTAATTGCCATGGGCCTTTTTATTATGAGTCCACTATTCCCTGAACATTTTGATCAGATTGCTTACAGTGCTTTATTACTCGCACTCTCTATATATTTATTTTTTGCAGCTCGTCGCTTCAAATATAAAGCGATGTCTTGGGTTCATGTGTTAGCTTTTGTAACGCTCATTGCTTCCATTTTACTTTTTGGCCTAACTCTTCAAAAAATAAATGTCACTGATAATGAAAATGTTTCTAACATTTCAAAGCCTAATCACGTTTCTGTTTTACCTTTTAAGCAAATTCAAAGTCTCGATGATTTATCTCGCGAACTTAATCAGCACGATAACAAAATGATCATGCTCGATTTTTATGCGGACTGGTGTGTATCTTGTAAAGAATACGAAAAACTTACTTTTAGTAATTCAAAAGTCAAAGAGCGTCTCAAAGAATATAGCTTGCTTCAAGTTGACGTCACTAAAAATAATGCTAACCATAAAGCCCTCTTAAAACATTTCAATCTTTACGGGCCGCCAGCCATCTTATTTTTTGATAAGCAGCATAGCGAAATACGTACTTATAGAATTGTAGGTTATAAGAACGCATCTCAAATGCTAGACCACCTTAAAACGCTCCAACATGAAAATCAATAA
- a CDS encoding FxsA family protein, which yields MRLLFTILLLSFPVIEIWGIFKLSALYGWWFFLYMVLVSYLGWRLIKEEKQLVFAKFMGAMSQGGNPIKVMIGSARNLFVGLLFIIPGVITDLFAVILLLIPIKNNASQDINPSEEDVIEGEYRRDDELLK from the coding sequence ATGCGATTACTTTTTACTATTCTTTTATTGTCCTTCCCAGTCATTGAGATATGGGGTATTTTTAAACTAAGCGCCCTTTATGGGTGGTGGTTTTTTCTCTATATGGTTTTAGTCAGTTATCTTGGTTGGCGATTAATTAAAGAAGAAAAACAATTAGTTTTTGCAAAGTTTATGGGAGCAATGAGCCAAGGTGGTAACCCAATTAAAGTCATGATTGGAAGTGCTCGTAATCTATTTGTAGGTCTCTTATTTATTATTCCCGGCGTAATTACAGATCTCTTTGCAGTCATATTGTTGCTTATTCCTATTAAAAATAACGCTTCTCAAGATATTAATCCTTCAGAAGAAGATGTGATCGAAGGTGAGTATCGTCGCGATGATGAGCTTTTAAAATAA
- a CDS encoding uroporphyrinogen-III synthase, with protein MSKKELHQTGIVITRPSHQTGEIKALVNDHQGHPIEFPLLEIQSKSQNETFQNIVLKLNDYDWAIFISSNAVQFGMPAVKHAFHTLPESTKFAAIGPSTQKALKLFDVNHVLIPDENFDSEGLLATEEMNDIKNKKIVIFRGEGGRETLAETLRARGAEVTYAECYTRTFPQTNLDLLKTFSEKIHISAILITSSEACKEFIRLNRLKDMSFLKDVLFIVNHPRMVNVLERESFMTFSSDEPSDQSMMKKLLETIDH; from the coding sequence ATGAGTAAAAAAGAACTCCATCAAACCGGTATTGTCATTACTCGGCCTTCTCATCAAACTGGAGAGATCAAAGCCTTGGTCAATGATCATCAAGGGCATCCTATCGAATTTCCTTTGCTTGAAATTCAATCAAAAAGTCAAAACGAAACTTTCCAAAATATCGTTTTAAAATTGAATGATTATGATTGGGCTATTTTTATTAGTTCTAATGCGGTGCAGTTTGGTATGCCAGCAGTCAAACATGCTTTTCATACATTACCCGAATCAACAAAGTTTGCAGCTATTGGCCCCTCCACTCAAAAAGCATTGAAATTATTTGATGTAAATCATGTACTCATACCAGATGAAAACTTCGATAGCGAAGGTTTACTCGCTACCGAAGAAATGAATGATATTAAGAATAAAAAAATTGTGATCTTCAGAGGCGAGGGTGGCCGAGAAACTTTAGCTGAAACATTAAGAGCGCGTGGCGCTGAAGTTACTTACGCAGAATGTTATACTCGCACGTTTCCGCAAACTAATTTAGATTTACTTAAAACTTTCTCTGAAAAAATTCATATTTCAGCAATTCTTATTACAAGCTCTGAGGCATGTAAGGAGTTTATTCGTTTAAATCGCTTAAAAGATATGAGTTTTTTAAAGGACGTACTTTTTATAGTCAATCATCCGAGAATGGTAAATGTTCTTGAGAGGGAGTCTTTTATGACTTTTTCATCGGACGAGCCTTCTGATCAATCTATGATGAAAAAGCTCTTAGAGACAATCGATCACTAA
- a CDS encoding efflux transporter outer membrane subunit has protein sequence MRIKNKMMMRFIFLCLSFSLISCTLVGPDYKRPEINLPNAYHNEISKDNVVADLNNWWKLYQDPALDELMDKALDKNVDVNAAIARLEEADAYLKQIGAALIPSVDLTSQGNRTKATETGIVPSNFVKPFRKNFNIQLGTSFELDFWGRLRRAKESARAEYISSQYSKDTVVLSLQSTLASNYLLLRSIDSQILALKDNVGYRKENLELTKKRLESGLISALDLHQAEAAFNNLSAQLSDLIRQREVISNQLILLSGNMNLNIPENRLDTLVTPPIPPANMPSSLLESRPDIKEAEQIMIAANANIGVAKAALFPNIILTANFGRESAELKNVNKTGSDIWGIGLGLTLPIFDSGRAQARVSQATAKQKQALSYYESSIQNAFKEVNNALVSLKEYTEQENDLKLTQDAAKKAMDIASNRYKAGYSSYLEYLDAQRVFNDASIAYIQKRQLRLIASVELFKSLGGGWSVKLENS, from the coding sequence ATGAGGATAAAAAATAAAATGATGATGCGCTTTATTTTCCTTTGCTTGTCTTTTAGTCTCATAAGCTGCACTCTAGTTGGGCCTGACTACAAACGTCCAGAAATTAACTTGCCTAACGCTTATCACAATGAAATCAGTAAAGATAATGTAGTTGCGGATTTAAATAATTGGTGGAAGCTTTATCAGGACCCAGCGCTTGATGAGCTAATGGACAAAGCATTAGATAAAAATGTAGATGTTAACGCCGCGATTGCACGTCTAGAAGAAGCTGATGCATACCTAAAACAAATAGGAGCGGCTTTGATACCCTCGGTAGATTTAACGTCTCAGGGAAATCGGACTAAAGCCACTGAAACTGGTATTGTGCCCTCAAATTTTGTAAAACCTTTTCGTAAAAATTTCAATATTCAACTCGGCACATCATTTGAGCTAGATTTTTGGGGAAGATTACGTCGAGCGAAAGAATCAGCTCGTGCTGAATATATTTCATCTCAATATTCAAAAGACACTGTGGTATTAAGTTTACAAAGTACTCTTGCAAGCAATTACTTGTTATTGCGAAGCATCGATTCACAAATATTGGCTTTAAAAGATAATGTTGGATATCGTAAAGAAAATTTAGAGCTAACTAAAAAGCGCTTAGAGAGCGGTCTTATATCAGCGCTCGATCTTCATCAAGCAGAAGCAGCTTTTAATAATCTATCTGCTCAGCTAAGTGATCTTATTCGTCAACGTGAAGTCATTTCGAATCAACTTATTCTTTTGTCAGGCAATATGAATTTAAATATTCCTGAAAATAGATTGGACACTTTGGTCACGCCTCCAATACCTCCGGCTAATATGCCCTCATCACTTTTAGAATCAAGACCAGACATTAAAGAAGCTGAACAAATAATGATTGCGGCGAATGCCAATATTGGTGTGGCTAAAGCTGCACTTTTTCCAAATATTATTCTTACAGCAAATTTCGGAAGAGAGAGTGCTGAATTAAAAAATGTTAATAAAACTGGTTCAGACATATGGGGAATAGGCTTAGGCTTAACGCTTCCAATTTTTGACTCAGGAAGAGCACAAGCAAGAGTGAGTCAAGCAACAGCCAAACAAAAACAAGCGCTTAGCTATTACGAATCTTCTATACAGAATGCTTTTAAAGAAGTAAATAATGCACTTGTATCTTTAAAAGAATACACCGAGCAAGAAAATGATTTAAAACTCACACAAGATGCGGCGAAGAAAGCTATGGATATTGCATCGAACCGATATAAAGCAGGTTATTCAAGTTATCTGGAATATCTTGATGCTCAGCGTGTATTCAATGATGCGTCGATTGCTTATATTCAAAAAAGGCAGTTAAGATTAATTGCGAGTGTTGAGTTATTTAAATCTTTAGGTGGGGGTTGGTCTGTAAAGTTAGAAAATAGTTAA
- a CDS encoding CDP-6-deoxy-delta-3,4-glucoseen reductase, with protein sequence MSYTIKLLPSGHVFQAKGSQTIVEAAIDAGVHLPYGCRNGACGACKGKVVEGKVHLEDYQSSVISEDEIKNGMTLFCRAIALENLTIEIKELAITNNIRPKIFPVRVESLEALTHDVMLMKLKLPSTDKLQFVAGQYLEFLLKDGKRRAFSIASPSHESSLLEIHLRLIPGGEFTEYVFKEMKEKSILRVEGPFGNFYLREDSKKTIIFVAGGTGFAPIKGMIEESIQKGMQRPIKLYRGARVLEDLYMDSLCKKWANEFSHIEYIPVLSESLQEDAWHGRNGLVHEAVLKDFVNFNDYQLYCCGAPQMVEVAHKAFIKAGLPEDEFYSDAFTFAAPVKK encoded by the coding sequence ATGAGTTACACCATAAAACTTTTACCAAGTGGCCATGTCTTTCAAGCTAAAGGAAGTCAAACCATTGTAGAGGCCGCTATAGATGCAGGTGTTCATCTACCTTATGGTTGTCGTAATGGAGCATGCGGCGCATGCAAAGGTAAAGTGGTTGAAGGAAAAGTACATTTAGAAGATTATCAATCATCAGTTATTTCAGAAGATGAAATTAAAAATGGCATGACATTATTTTGTAGAGCCATCGCTTTAGAAAATTTAACCATCGAAATAAAGGAATTAGCGATTACTAATAATATTAGACCTAAAATTTTTCCGGTACGTGTTGAATCATTAGAGGCTCTTACGCATGATGTGATGCTTATGAAGTTAAAGCTACCGAGTACAGATAAGCTTCAATTTGTGGCGGGCCAATATTTAGAATTTTTACTCAAAGATGGAAAAAGACGCGCTTTTTCTATTGCGAGTCCTTCTCACGAGTCTTCCTTGCTTGAAATTCACCTAAGACTGATTCCAGGTGGCGAATTTACAGAATATGTATTTAAAGAAATGAAAGAAAAATCTATTCTTCGTGTAGAAGGACCTTTCGGGAATTTTTACTTACGCGAAGATTCTAAAAAAACTATTATTTTTGTAGCTGGCGGAACGGGCTTTGCACCGATTAAGGGCATGATCGAAGAGTCTATTCAAAAAGGCATGCAGAGACCTATCAAGCTTTATCGTGGTGCTCGCGTACTGGAAGATTTATATATGGATTCATTATGCAAAAAATGGGCAAATGAATTTTCGCATATTGAATACATTCCTGTATTGTCTGAATCGCTTCAAGAAGATGCTTGGCATGGGCGCAATGGATTAGTGCATGAAGCTGTATTAAAGGATTTTGTAAATTTTAATGACTACCAATTGTATTGTTGTGGCGCTCCTCAGATGGTAGAAGTTGCACATAAGGCATTTATTAAAGCAGGGCTACCGGAGGATGAGTTTTATTCGGATGCTTTTACGTTTGCAGCGCCCGTAAAAAAATAA
- a CDS encoding TlpA family protein disulfide reductase — protein MKINKTKLHLAIYLVAIIFLGFSFSRIFLMPSEKNAPSTAPLYSSIINDPEGKPQSLKQFQDKTIVLNFWATWCEPCREEMPELSQVYAENKSKNLVVVGIAIDEEKAVKSYLKKTKVAYPIFVDEDKGVILSKNLGNNEGILPYTVIISSDGNIQKTILGRVHKDQLDAILKPLLQPSKSL, from the coding sequence ATGAAAATCAATAAAACCAAGCTTCATTTAGCCATCTATTTGGTTGCTATTATTTTTTTAGGTTTTTCTTTTTCTCGCATTTTTTTAATGCCGTCTGAGAAAAACGCTCCTTCGACTGCCCCCCTATATTCATCCATAATTAATGACCCTGAGGGCAAGCCTCAAAGCCTCAAACAATTTCAGGATAAAACTATTGTGCTTAATTTTTGGGCAACTTGGTGCGAGCCTTGTCGTGAAGAAATGCCTGAATTATCCCAAGTCTATGCTGAGAATAAATCTAAAAACCTTGTAGTAGTTGGCATTGCGATTGATGAGGAAAAGGCCGTGAAATCTTATCTTAAAAAAACAAAGGTAGCGTACCCTATATTTGTAGATGAAGATAAGGGGGTGATTTTGAGTAAAAATTTAGGGAACAATGAGGGTATTTTGCCTTATACTGTAATCATCAGTTCAGACGGTAACATCCAAAAAACGATTCTCGGTCGCGTACATAAAGACCAATTGGATGCCATACTCAAGCCTTTATTGCAACCCTCTAAAAGCCTTTAA
- the argH gene encoding argininosuccinate lyase: MAKKDMKKANWSGRFSEPVTELVKRFTASIGFDHKLGLHDIEGSLAHAEMLAAQKIITQKDLKAIQSGLQSIQKEILAGTFKWSIDLEDVHLNIEKRLTDKIGEAGKKLHTGRSRNDQIATDLRLWLRATIDETIQKIKTLQLSVVQLADKHQKTVMPGFTHLQIAQPVTFGHHLMAYYEMLQRDLTRFEDARKRMNQLPLGSAALAGTSYPIDRNKVAKKLKFDGLCENSIDAVSDRDFAIEFTFVASLLMTHLSRFSEELIMWSSPMFGFVEIADRFCTGSSIMPQKKNPDVPELVRGKTGRVTGHLMSLLMLMKAQPLAYNKDNQEDKEPLFDTANTILDVLTIYADMLKSISVNEKNMKEAALKGYATATDLADYLVIKGVAFRDAHEIVAKAVNAAIKKKCDLSELKIDELKKFSKIISNDVYSYLTLEGSIKSRNHIGGTSFEQVKKSIEKAKKRLKQ, from the coding sequence ATGGCTAAAAAAGATATGAAAAAAGCGAATTGGTCAGGCAGATTTAGTGAGCCTGTGACTGAACTCGTCAAAAGATTTACAGCTTCTATTGGGTTTGATCACAAACTAGGTCTGCATGATATTGAAGGCTCGCTGGCTCATGCTGAAATGCTTGCCGCACAAAAAATTATCACACAAAAAGATTTAAAAGCGATTCAAAGCGGATTACAAAGCATTCAAAAAGAAATTTTAGCCGGCACCTTCAAATGGTCTATAGATTTAGAAGACGTACATTTGAATATTGAAAAAAGATTGACTGATAAAATCGGTGAAGCTGGTAAGAAATTACATACAGGAAGATCCAGAAATGACCAGATCGCAACTGATTTGAGATTATGGTTAAGAGCAACCATAGATGAAACGATCCAAAAAATTAAAACACTTCAGTTATCCGTTGTTCAGTTAGCTGATAAGCATCAAAAAACAGTTATGCCTGGATTCACTCATCTCCAAATCGCACAGCCTGTAACCTTTGGCCATCACTTGATGGCTTATTATGAAATGTTACAAAGAGATTTGACAAGATTTGAAGACGCAAGAAAAAGAATGAATCAATTACCCTTAGGATCAGCAGCCCTTGCTGGCACAAGCTATCCTATCGATAGAAATAAGGTTGCTAAAAAACTTAAATTTGACGGTTTGTGCGAGAACTCAATAGATGCAGTTTCAGACAGAGATTTTGCAATTGAATTTACTTTTGTAGCATCTTTACTCATGACCCATTTATCAAGATTTTCAGAAGAGCTCATCATGTGGTCGAGCCCTATGTTTGGATTTGTTGAAATTGCTGATAGATTTTGTACCGGTTCATCCATCATGCCCCAGAAAAAAAATCCAGATGTGCCCGAATTGGTGAGAGGAAAAACAGGAAGAGTCACAGGCCATTTAATGAGCCTTCTTATGCTTATGAAAGCGCAACCACTTGCCTACAATAAAGACAACCAAGAAGATAAAGAGCCTCTTTTTGATACTGCAAATACTATTTTAGATGTACTCACCATTTATGCGGACATGCTTAAAAGCATTTCGGTGAATGAAAAAAATATGAAAGAAGCTGCTTTAAAAGGTTACGCAACTGCAACAGACTTGGCCGATTATCTTGTGATCAAGGGTGTGGCATTTAGAGATGCGCATGAGATTGTGGCAAAAGCCGTAAATGCAGCTATTAAAAAGAAATGTGATTTATCAGAACTTAAGATAGATGAATTGAAAAAATTTAGTAAAATAATTTCAAACGATGTTTATAGCTATTTAACCCTCGAGGGTTCAATTAAATCGAGAAATCATATTGGCGGCACATCTTTTGAGCAAGTCAAAAAATCGATCGAAAAAGCTAAAAAAAGATTGAAACAATAA